A single region of the Microtus ochrogaster isolate Prairie Vole_2 chromosome 2, MicOch1.0, whole genome shotgun sequence genome encodes:
- the Gltp gene encoding glycolipid transfer protein: MALLAEHLLKPLPADRQIETGPFLEAVAHLPPFFDCLGSPVFTPIKADISGNITKIKAVYDTDPAKFRTLQNILEVEKGMYGAEWPRVGATLALLWLKRGLRFIQVFLQSICDGERDENHPNLIRVNANKAYEMALKKYHGWLVQKIFKAALYAAPYKSDFLKALSKGQNVTEEECLEKIRLFLVNYTATIDAIYDMYTKMNAELDYTV, encoded by the exons ATGGCGCTGCTGGCCGAGCACCTGCTCAAGCCGCTGCCCGCGGACCGGCAGATCGAGACCGGGCCCTTCCTGGAGGCGGTGGCCCACCTGCCGCCCTTCTTCG attgccttgggtcCCCAGTGTTTACGCCCATCAAAGCAGACATAAGTGGGAACATCACT AAAATTAAAGCCGTCTACGACACTGACCCAGCCAAGTTCAGGACCCTGCAGAACATCCTGGAGGTGGAGAAGGGCATGTATGGAGCCGAGTGGCCCAGAGTGGGAGCCACACTGGCATTGCTGTGGCTGAAAAG GGGCCTACGCTTCATCCAGGTGTTCCTACAAAGTATCTGTGACGGGGAACGGGATGAGAACCACCCTAACCTCATCCGTGTAAATGCCAACAAGGCCTATGAGATGGCCCTAAAGAAGTACCACGGCTGGCTGGTGCAGAAGATCTTTAAG GCAGCACTTTATGCAGCACCCTACAAGTCTGACTTCCTGAAGGCTCTCTCCAAGGGGCAGAACGTAACAGAGGAGGAGTGCCTTGAGAAGATCCGCCTCTTCCTGGTCAACTACACAGCCACCATCGACGCCATCTATGACATGTACACCAAGATGAACGCAGAGCTTGACTATACAGTGTAG